The Acidobacteriota bacterium genome contains the following window.
TCTCGCGCCGGCATAAGGCAATCAAGATAGACTGGGAAGCCGGAAGTTTCAAACCATCAAACACACGCAGGCCAAAGCCTGGGTGGCAAAAACGCATGGAAAAAGAGCATGGAGTTCAGGCTTTAGCCTGGTAGTACATTCATCGTCCGACGCACAACCGGGCTAGGAGGCTAAGTTGCAGAAAGCGCATGGGGTTCAGGCTTTAGCCTGGCAGTACTCTTCTCCTCCTACGCAAGACCAGGCTAAGACCTGAACTCCATGCGCTTTCTAAGCGGAATACGCTAGAATAACGGCGGTCGGTGATGACTATGAAACTGGTGATGGTAGGCGGTCACACGCGCAATCTAGGCAAGACTTCGGTCGTCGCGGGCATCATCCGCGCGCTCCCCGAGTTCAACTGGACGGCCGTGAAGATCACGCAGTTCGGTCACGGCATCTGTTCGGTAAACGGTGAAGCTTGCGGCTGCGCGGTGAGCGAGCATCTATTCTCGATCACCGAGGAACGTCGCAAGGACACGGGCACCGACACCGCGCGCTTTCTTGCAGCAGGCGCTCGACGTTCACTGTGGGTGCGCACAAAACAAGGCGACTTGGCCGCCGCGCTGCCTGCGTTCCGCGAGAAGATCGAAGGCGACGAGTTCATAATCGTCGAGAGCAACAGCTTGCGCAGGTTTATCACTCCGCAGCTTTATCTTCAGGTGCTGGATACTTCGAATCCGGATTTCAAGCTCTCGGCTCAGCAGATGTTCGAGCTGAGCGACGCCTACATATTGGTCAGCAGACCGGACCACTCACCCGTCTTGGCTAACACTGCTTTGCTGGCGCGAGAGATGCAGAAGAACAAACCGTGCTTTACGGTCAAGGAAGAAGATCGATTCATCAGCGAGGAGGTCATCGAGTTTGTCAGATCAAAGCTCGCAGTTGGAGCGCCCGGCGTTGCGAGACGCTTACAACCGGCCTATTAAGGACCTGAGGATTTCGGTCACCGACAGGTGCAACTATCGCTGCACGTACTGCATGCCGCTGGAGGAATACGTGTGGATCGATCGGAGCGAGATCCTCAGCTTCGAAGAGATCGCCCGCCTCGCGCGTCTGTTCGCCGGGCTGGGAGTCGAGAAGATCAGAATCACCGGCGGCGAGCCGCTCGTCCGCAAGGATCTTCACAGACTTGTTGGAATGCTCTCGGGCCTCGCAGGCGTTCGCGATCTTTGCCTGACGACAAACGCTTCGTTGCTGTCGGAGCAAATCGAAGATCTCGCGGCGGCCGGGCTGAAGCGCATAAACGTAAGCATCGACACGCTCGATCCCGAAAAGTTCAAGCAGATAACCAAGCGCGGCGATTTGAGGAAGGTGCTCGACGGCATCTTCGCTGCAAAGAAGCTGGGTCTTGATCCGATCAAGGTCAACGCGGTAATCGAGCGAGGCATGAACGAGGACGACATCATCCCGCTGGTCGAGTTCGCGCGAGAGCACGGCTTCGCGATGCGGTTCATCGAGTACATGGACGTCGGCAACGCGAACAACTGGATCTCGGAAAAGATAGTGTCGAAGAAAGAGATTCTCGAGAAGATCACCGCTCGCTACCCGCTTCGAGAAGTCGGCCGCGACAACGGCACGGCCCCGTCGGTTGATTACGAATTCACCGACGGCATCGGCGACGTTGGAGTTATCGCGTCAGTGACGGAACCGTTCTGCTCGAGTTGCACCCGCGCCCGCCTGACCGCCGACGGCAAGTTAGTGACTTGTCTTTTCTCAGATGCCGGCCACGATTTGAAATCGCTGATGCGAAGCGGCGCAACCGACGAACAATTGATAGAGGTGATCAGTTCGGTATGGAGCAAGCGAACCGACCGCTACTCCGACGACCGCCTCGCAGCGATGAATTCCCCCGAGGGCTATCAGCCAAAGGCTCATCACAAGATCGAGATGATAACGCTCGGAGGATGAGGCGTTGCTTCGGGCTTATCCTCCCAGGGTAATCATTTCGATTCTCTGATGAGCCTCGGGCAATTCATCGCTTCGAGGCGCTCGTCAGAGTAGCGGTCATCCGCTTACTCCAGACGGAACTGATGACTTTATCAATCATCGGTCGTTGGCTCCGCTACATTCTCCAAGTCGTGGCGGCGGTGTGAGAATAAACCTGTTTACGGCTTTGTCTGTCCCGCTCCGCTTTCGGTCTCTACATTTCTTGTTTTCGATCCCTTGCGCAGCAGGTTCTTAACGCCGAACAGCGACTCCAAAGTGTCTTCCCAGAACGGCGCACCGACGCTCAGCAAGAAAGTCATCACTATCCACCCGGCGAGTGTCAGGAAGTCGTCTCTGCGCCTGCTAAGCCACCCTCCCCAGTCCGGCTCTTCCTTTTGATCAGGTCGACCCTTATTAAACCAGAGATCCTTGTTGAATCTCTCTTTAACGCCTTGCCAAGTTAGCGGTTGAAACCCGAAGCCGCTCAGCTTTGCAACCTCCTTGCGAATCTCCGCTATGTCTTGTTTGATACTTTCAGTTGTCACCTTTTCCGCGGCCGTCGCAGCAGCGGCTGCGCTGTCTGCCTCTGCCTTCTCTTCGTCTGCTTTTTCCTTTGCTGCTTTTGCCGCTGTCGCGTCCTGGGTACCTGCGTTTGCCTTCGCGTCTGCTTCTTCTTTCGCCTTTTTCGCTTTTTCGGCGGCCTTCGTCGCGTCTTCCGTAGTTTTAGTGACCTTGTCTTTAGCGCCTGCGTTGGCCTTTGTGCGCTCTTCGCCCACCTGCACGAGCTGGTTCCGTAAGGAATCATTGTTCACGACATTTTTGTAGACTTCGAAAACGCTCGCATTGAGGTAAGCGACGACAAGAAAGCTGATCACTATTGCCCAGGTCTTCATGCCGCGTGTGTAACGTTCCTCGAAGCTCTGCGTCACGGTGTCGTACCATGTCTCAACCTCGCCGAGCTTAGTTCGCAGCGGCGCCACTGCCTCGTCCAATCTCGAGTTCAGTTTGGCCAGTGACGCCGAGATCTGTCCTAGCGCATCCGACAGCGCCTGTAGATTTGCAATGATTCCAGCCGCCGCCGTTGCTTTCTTTGCGGTGTCCAGATCCTCCGCTACTTTCTTTTGGACTTCTCCGAGGGTTGTCAGCACATCCGACAAGTCGATGTCGCGCAGGTGCAGTACACTCCCGATAACAAGCGTGGAAGAACCGGCAAAGACGGAGCGAAGGTCATTGAGCAATGGAGCGAGTCCTTGTTGCAGCGCGGCAAACTTGGCGTTGGCATCGCCGCTCAGATTGCCGAGATGGTTTTTGTTGATCGTGTTGATCGCGCTTTCCAGATCGGTGATTTCGCCGAAGGCCGCTGTCAATTTTGCCGTGAAGCCGCCCAGCAGTGAATCGGGTAGGACCTTACTCATGACCTTCTTCAAGTCCTCTTTGGAAATCGAGTCCAGCATTCGTTTGCCGGTTTGCGCTACGCGGCCGATCTCTTCGAATCCCTTGATCACTTCGTCGAAGAGTTTTTTGACGTCGGGACTCGGGTGCGCAGACGGGTCGTTCGGATGCGGGCGACGGGTTAGGATTTGATAGACCTTCCGGAGTATCGGAGACGAGCCGAAGATTCGCTGTAGCCATGCTCGCAGTTTGCCGCTTATGGAGGTTGGCGACTCTACGGCAGGAGGATTGAAGTTGACTACGTTCTCGAACAAGTCTAGAAGCGAGTCTTCAATTTGGCGCGACTTGATCTTTAATGCTTTCTTGAGCACCGATTGGATGGACTGCACTATTAAGCTCAACAGCAGAATCACCACAACGACCGCAATGATGTTGTCCAGCGCATTGATATTGATCATTAGCTCCTCCATTTTGTGTCCGGTCGATGGGCCGGACTTGCTTGGGGCGCGATGTAGTGAATACGCTCCACCGCCGGGTCATACGGCAGCTTGAGTTTTTCGGAGCCGCGACCTCGCTTTGAACGGCGCCGTGCTCATCTCACAAAAACGGCCCTCTGTTAATTCCTATCCAGCCTAGAATGGCCAATCGCGCGAAAACGTTTCAGGCCGAAAGCCGGTATCGTTGGCTGGCCGGTTTCAGAGTGGGATGCTCGGGAAGGGTTCGTTACAGAACGAGATCCATCAGGAGTCTTCGGTGTTCATCTACGCGTCTCCTTCGCCGCCCAAAGCACTCGCAGATCTAATTCGACCTTAAGGCATTGGCGGGCTTTCGCCGTGGCGAGCATGCGTCTCCCAGTGCTGATTGATATTCAAGTTCCCATCACGCGCGCGGGCGGCTTGACCTCAAAGTGCGCGTGATTGTCGTGGCCGGCGGCGTGGCTGCAAAGGCGCTCCGCAATAAGCACGGAATCGTTCAGGAGCACGCGTTTGGCAAGCGGCTGCGCCAGAAAAGCTTTTAGCATCGCCCTCATTGCACTTCTGTCGTACGCCGCGGCTGCTACGGTGATTCCGCCGACTCTTCCGTCTTTGCGAGGAAGCCGGATGTCTGACGCGAGTCCGCTTTGGTGAGTCGCGTGCGCTCTGGTGAAGCCTCCTCTTGGAAGGCTCGTGTCGTTGATCGACAGGACGGCTGCAGTTGGGTGCAAGCTCAGGAAATCCGCTTTGTATTTTGCGCCCGCGTCTCGAAGCGTGTCGGCGAGCCAGTTGGTACCGAAGTCGTGATTGTCTGAGTGATCGGCTAATTCGTCGTTGATGAAACCCTCCGCCCGAGAGCCCGCTGGCATCGTCTGCCAGCGAGGCGCGTTGGAAGCCTGGAGCCATTTGAGCGTGTCTCCGTTAACATCGACTCTTCCGTCGCCGGTGATGGTGTTGAGTCCCTGCTTGATAGTCTGGAAGAGCTTGATCGTATCGATCGCCAACTGGTCGACGCGCTCAATGTCGTCCTCATCGGCCAGCCAATCGAAACCCAATTCAATTAATCTTTCCTTCACGGCGCGAATATCATCAGGCTTGTTAGCGCCACCAGATCCGACGCTGCTTTGAATATTGATTGGCATTTTTGAACCTCCATCGTTTGAACAACTAGATATCGGAGCTTCCAAGATCAATCGCGGCAACAGGGCCTAGCATGATTGAGCCCTCATTTATCTATGACGATATCGGCAAAGCATTACTCGCCTTGAAAGAACGGATCAACGATCGGTGTGATTAAACTGGGAACATGTCCGAAGGAGCACCTTCTATCAACTTTTACGAGATTGACCAAGATCACCGTAAGATTGTTAACGCTAGGAGGATGGCGCTGCTGACTTGTTTGTTTTAGAAATAACGGCGCATTTCTGGCAAACCGCCCTCAAAACTCCGCTGTTAAAACGCGGTCAAGCACCAATCCCTTGAACCCGATCACGAGAAAACTCGAATCTAACGCTGGCGCGGGACCGTGAAACTACCATCGAGGACCGCCAGAATCTTCGCTTGACTCTAAAGCCACGTCAGATCGCGGAATCGAGTGTGTCGCATCTCTGAGGAGCGCCCCCAGGAAGTCGGCTGTTCCGTAGTAACTTTCTGCGCGAAGAACAGTTAATAAGCCCGGAACGGAAATAATATAGATGAGCCCCGAACGCGCCAGCCAGAATGCATACAGAGAAAAAGACTGGATAACTAGAAGCCGCACCCTTGTCGAACTTTTCGGGTAGTCGGCATCAATCCGAGTGATAGCCTTGTCGATAGCTTCTGCAACTGGCGACAAGGCGACTCTCACAACACGCAACTCTCCGGAAGGCGACAATATCGAAGACGCAAAAGCTCTTGCGCGACCGTCGATTAGGATCTGATGGTGTTGGTATTCGGTTTTGCGGGCCGGAAAGTTGCCACTGTAGCCAGTCGCTTTCAAGCCTTCAATGCCAACAGTCCAAACGTCGAAAGATTCGCTCAACTTTACGTCGCGCTGGCTATCTACGTCGTATAACCCCGGCAGCAACCTTCCTATCTGCGCCCCTATGTCGGTCAAGGGCCTATCGAGTTCCGAATCGTTCGTCGCCATATTTGAACTCCTCTTAAGGGATAAGCGCCCAAGTCGCGTCGAGCCTCTCGCCGAATCCGCTTAGAGTTACTATCGCGTCGGCTACTACACTATGCTTGGAGCCATTAGCGGGATCGTGCACCAGAAAAGTAAGCGGCCCACCAGTCGGCGTTTCGCAGCCGTATAGAAGCACCACGTGGCCTACGATCCCGGTGTAGCCAAGTTGGACAGGACCATTCTTCAGCAGCTTTTTTAGCTCCGTCACCAAGTCGTTCACATTGGGGACACTTGTTCGATACTTGTAGTCCGCCGCGACAGAATACTTCTCCCAAAGTTTAGTGATTGCCCGGTCCTTCAAAGTCTGATTGCACGATCCGCTGTTGATAGGTTGATTGGTGCTCGTGCAGCAAGTTATTCCCATTCCGAGCGGCGAAAGCGCCCGTTCCGCAATGCGGCACTGACTATCGGATGAGATGTTATACGCGTTGACAACCATGCGAACGCAGGCGGCCCAACACCATTTGGTGTCGCGTTGCTCCTCGAACCGCACGCTCTCGGACGGAGTACCGCACTTTTGAGCTGGGGGAGCCGTTTCGATTCGGAATCGCTCTGTTGCGCGGAGTGACATTGTTGCTCTCCTCAGTTGATTCTTCTCTAAGCACAATCGCCGTAGATGTCCAGGTCGCGGGCCGCTTCAACGCTACTCACGACAACCCGCCACCGTGAGATCCCAAATCCCCGGAGCCACAGAGAGGCGTCGGAGCGCCCCTTCCGGGTCTGGACCTTCTAAAAGGCGCAGCGTTATGGTGGTGAGGGTCGTGCGGATGCTCCGCATCAGTTCTTTCTGCTGCGGCCCTTGAAAGGACGAAGCTATATCGCTTCTCCGGTGGAACATCGGAAAAAACCGCGTCATAGTACATCTCAAAGTGCGAATGCTCGCTCGAATCCGATTCGTCGGGAAGGTTTAAAAGGGAAATAGTGACTGACTCTTCACCGATCGGGATGCGAAAAATGACGTCTCCAGTATCAAGGTTCATCAAACGAATAGATTCACCCGGCTGAGCGTCAAGCTCAACGGACATTTCGTCATTAGCCACACCAAAGGGTACGGAAGTCCCACCGTTCAGGACCCGCTTGCACGGTTCTGTGAGCGAGGAGCAATAAACAGTCCCATTCATAATATCGATTATTGGATCCAACACTCCAGGGTCGAGCGGCATAGGTCTCAGGTGAGCCGGCAAATCTCTCACACTCTCGAAATCTATCACCCACCGAGCGTCGAGCGCCTCGGGGCTGCCCGACGACTCAGGTGGCTTCAGACGATTTGGCGGTGATGGGCTGAAGTATCGCGTTGCATTTGGTTCGGTCCCTTCGACTTCGAGGCGCCAGAATCGCCCTCCGTCATGCGATGTGACTTCGGTCCGCGTGGTGTGACTCTCCCCAATGATCTCGTACACAACGCTAAATGTGTGCGAGCTTTCTGGTACTGCTCCAATCTGGTAAATTTTCCGGTCCTCGTCGTAGTAGCACACTATCAATCCATCAATTTGGACTTGCACTTTGCCTCTGCCAGGTACTTTCGACATAGCTATCTCCTTTGGTTAGAGTTCAGCCACCTTTTCCACGACCCAAGCGAGGGTCTATACTTCGCAACCTCAAAAGCTCGCCTGACCGCCGGTCAGTTGAAAGGCCGCCCAGTAATACGGATGGCGGTAAGTCACGTCGGATCCTTCAAGCATCCCTAGCTTCGCGCTGCGAAGCGCGCCTGCGGTTGGCTGTTGATGTTCCTTGCGATTCTGGTGGAACCTGATCATTAAATCTGCTGAAGCTTCAGAATCCACCGGCCAAAGACTTCCAACTACAAGTGGAACCTTTGCCGCCAGGAACGCCCGCGCCAAGCCGATCATTCCCTCGCCGCGATAGTACTGTTCTCCCGCGGTACTGCACGCTGACAACACCACCAAGCGTATTCGTCGCAGCGTCAACCCGCAGATGTCAATCGCGCGCAGTTCTCCGTCTCGGCCGGCCACTCCGTCACCTGTCGGCTTAGCCAATACCAGGCTGGATCTCATCGGAGACCGTTCATCGATCACGCAGTGCAGAGCAAAGTGCGCCACATCAACGTGCGTTAGCGCCTCTCTGATTGCCGGCTTCTTTGCCGCCGCGCCGACAAGCGGGCGGCCTCCGTAGAAGGCGGCGACTTTCTCGGCCTCTCGAACCGCCGAATCCATCCGCTTGAGCTCCGGAAACGCGGTTTCGTCAAAACTCGGATCTCCCACGCTAAGTATTCGCTCGTCCGGCGATTCGACCTTATTCTCTGCGGCCAGCTCGGAGCACAGTACGAAAAGCGACGCGCTTGGGACTGGAGTAACTTCATAGTCTTTGATCAGAAACCTGCCGCTTGGCGAGACCAGTGCATCCCAAGGCACTCGATTGAGAATCTTGTCAGGAACTATGATTAACCTATCACAATCGCCGAGGAATTCCTCGATTGGTTTTATGAGACCGGCAAAGAGTTCGCGCGCAAGGCGCTCGGTTTCCGTGGGGTCTTCCATGACTGGGTTCTGTAGATTCGAAAGGAACCTGGTCACTTTGGCCGAGAGAGTTATGGCCGATTCGGGAACCGCCTTTGAGCGGAGCCCTTCTCCTGAGACGACCCAGATTATTAGCTTGTTATCCAGCACGGCATATTCGAGCAGCCGTGCGTTCCGCGGCACGTGCTTTTGAATTGAGCTCAACTCAAGTGGCTGCCCCGCCGCGTCCAGCAAGACTTCTAAGCGGTCGGAGCGCTCAATGACCGTTGCCGTGCCGGTCATCGAGTCCAGAAGCGATCGGGCTCGCGAGTCCTCGGCGTATTCGAAGGCTTTTTGCTCATCGTTCATCAGCGAGTATGCCAAATCAATGCCAAGATCAAAGGCACTTTGCTCAACGTCGAAGAAGCTATCGCGATTGTCCTCCTCGCTAATCCTTGAGCGGTGTTGGTCCATAAACTTAACGACTCTGTCCCATTGGCTCTGTGCGGCAGGTACGTCCGCCATAGCAATGCAGCACGCGAGCCGCCCTTTGTACGCCTGGTAGAGATGGGTCGGAAAATCAAGGCGGTTGACTTCGTGCGATTCGATGGCGCTTTCGTACTTCTGGCGCGCCTCGCTCGATTGCCCGCGCTCCATTAGCAGGTGCCCCATCTGGATGTCGGCATAGGCCGTCATCAGGTGTCCCAGGTACTCACCAAGGTGCGCCGCCGCCTCGTTGTGTGACTCCTGAATTGCGCCAAGCGCTTCGTTGTAACGCTTCAGCCTGGAATACATGGTTCCGAGGTGGGACAGCGAGTATGAAACCGTTACGAACCCCCCCGCTTGCGCATACACTAGTGCTTCGGTCTGGTAATCGATTCCAGCCACGGGATAGCCAAAAGAAAAAAGAGCCGCCGCCAGAATCTCGTACTGCCGCCAGCGCGACAATGGTGCAATCCGCGAGTCAGAAAGAAGAGGCTGAATAGCGGCTATCTCCCGAAAACACGCGGTTCTATTGCCAAGGATCCGATAGTACTCGACCGCTGCGCCAAGAGTGTTGGAAACAAGGGAGTAATCGCCGAGCCGCTCCGCTACGACTTGAGCCTCCTTTTCCCTTTCGAGCGCCTCCGAGTAGTAACCCATCTTGAACGAGACACTAGCCGACACATGAAGAGCACGAGCGCGCAACCATTCGTACCCGTCCGCTTCGCACGTGCGCAGC
Protein-coding sequences here:
- the moaA gene encoding GTP 3',8-cyclase MoaA; this encodes MSDQSSQLERPALRDAYNRPIKDLRISVTDRCNYRCTYCMPLEEYVWIDRSEILSFEEIARLARLFAGLGVEKIRITGGEPLVRKDLHRLVGMLSGLAGVRDLCLTTNASLLSEQIEDLAAAGLKRINVSIDTLDPEKFKQITKRGDLRKVLDGIFAAKKLGLDPIKVNAVIERGMNEDDIIPLVEFAREHGFAMRFIEYMDVGNANNWISEKIVSKKEILEKITARYPLREVGRDNGTAPSVDYEFTDGIGDVGVIASVTEPFCSSCTRARLTADGKLVTCLFSDAGHDLKSLMRSGATDEQLIEVISSVWSKRTDRYSDDRLAAMNSPEGYQPKAHHKIEMITLGG
- a CDS encoding papain-like cysteine protease family protein — its product is MSLRATERFRIETAPPAQKCGTPSESVRFEEQRDTKWCWAACVRMVVNAYNISSDSQCRIAERALSPLGMGITCCTSTNQPINSGSCNQTLKDRAITKLWEKYSVAADYKYRTSVPNVNDLVTELKKLLKNGPVQLGYTGIVGHVVLLYGCETPTGGPLTFLVHDPANGSKHSVVADAIVTLSGFGERLDATWALIP
- a CDS encoding CHAT domain-containing protein encodes the protein MNQEGNDERHLRKYLLGELEEAEQQALEERLMAGGELFDLLQVAEDELIEDYVDGTLSRDERGRFDSFFMSTPDRRRKLSFAMALKRYVTTEAAAEAPGAELATAKPSSRISAGPSSVIPHVTGWNRAFSSPYLRMAAAAVIVLGLGLGIWRVVFYQSEVQKGIAALAQAFRDERPVEARITGLGRAPFNLTRSAVPARVDSVSLSRAEIILLNEVAEHPTPTGHHALGRLYLAKRSFDQAIDEFNEALKADATNAQVHSDYGAALLEKGRSFGPNDKDGRSAEAFSQALEHFDRALSLDLKLDEALFNRALLREQLRLPDRALEDWRAYIERDSTSPCAEEARRHIARLEEDRNKISQRGQDLVRRFLEADMEGRSDETRELFCANREKLWFGLLGVFLNDSKSRKGNTGSRLEALAKAGELDERLTGDKFTSDLVRFYRDARPHQLAEASRALQLNSRAEEAYRRGSVENAVRLRKQASQIFSEIGDQCSSRLERCWLALHFWELGRTRQSQSLVDELLRTCEADGYEWLRARALHVSASVSFKMGYYSEALEREKEAQVVAERLGDYSLVSNTLGAAVEYYRILGNRTACFREIAAIQPLLSDSRIAPLSRWRQYEILAAALFSFGYPVAGIDYQTEALVYAQAGGFVTVSYSLSHLGTMYSRLKRYNEALGAIQESHNEAAAHLGEYLGHLMTAYADIQMGHLLMERGQSSEARQKYESAIESHEVNRLDFPTHLYQAYKGRLACCIAMADVPAAQSQWDRVVKFMDQHRSRISEEDNRDSFFDVEQSAFDLGIDLAYSLMNDEQKAFEYAEDSRARSLLDSMTGTATVIERSDRLEVLLDAAGQPLELSSIQKHVPRNARLLEYAVLDNKLIIWVVSGEGLRSKAVPESAITLSAKVTRFLSNLQNPVMEDPTETERLARELFAGLIKPIEEFLGDCDRLIIVPDKILNRVPWDALVSPSGRFLIKDYEVTPVPSASLFVLCSELAAENKVESPDERILSVGDPSFDETAFPELKRMDSAVREAEKVAAFYGGRPLVGAAAKKPAIREALTHVDVAHFALHCVIDERSPMRSSLVLAKPTGDGVAGRDGELRAIDICGLTLRRIRLVVLSACSTAGEQYYRGEGMIGLARAFLAAKVPLVVGSLWPVDSEASADLMIRFHQNRKEHQQPTAGALRSAKLGMLEGSDVTYRHPYYWAAFQLTGGQASF